The Pseudomonas sp. Marseille-Q3773 DNA window GAATGGTGAACAGCCAGGCGCGCAATGCATCGGCATCCCGTTGTTGATCGCGCCGGCTCAGGGCCCGCTCTACCGTGGCTTGCACCAGGTCATCGGCGCTGCCCGGCTCGCGCGTCAGCCACACGGCAAAGCGGCGCAGGCGGGCAAGCAGCTCGCGCCACTGGTGGTCGTCCAGGTCGTGCATGGCAAAATTCCGGCCTATGAGGGTATCAGTGTAAGGGGCAGACGCCTGTCATGAAATTTTATTCCGGCCGAGGGAATAAGACTTTGCCGGCGGCGTCGTACTGGCACCTTCACTGAACCGGACAATGACCATGAACTCACCCCTGCACGGCCAGGCCCGGGCCTGGCGCCTGGCGGCCATCGGTGCCATGATACTGGCCGCTGGCGCCAGCTTTGCCTATGCCGCCGGCTGGCTCGGCGAGCCCCGGCTGACGCCACAACGGATCATCGACACGTTCGAGGCCCAGGCTGGGCACTACCCAGGCTATCGCAAGAACCACGCCAAAGGCCTGTGCGTCAGCGGCTACTTCCAGGCCAGCGGGCAGGCTGCCAGCTTGTCCACGGCGCGCGTGTTCAGCCAGCAACGGGTGCCGGTCATCGGCCGCTTCGCCATCGGCGGCGCCAACCCGTTCGCACCCGATACCGGCATACCGGTACGCAGCCTGGCCATCGAGCTGCGCACCGATGACGGGCAGGTCTGGCGCACCGGCATGAACAATCCGCCGGTGCTGGCTGTGAGCACCCCGCAAGGGTTCTATGAGCAAGTGCTGGCGAGCGCGCCGGACCCGGCTACCGGCAAACCCGACCCAGGCAAACTGCAGGCGTTCTTCGCCGCCCATCCGGAAAGCGCGGCGTTTCGCCAGTGGGTCGCCGCCTACAAACCCAGCAACAGCTTCGCCAGCACGCAATACCACAGCATCAATGCCTTCCGCCTGGTCGATGCAGCTGGCACCGACCACCCGGTACGCTGGCAACTTGAGCCACACAGCGCGTTTGCCGCGTTGCCTGCACAGGTCGATGACAAGCAGTTCCTGCAACATGACCTGCAGCAACGCCTGGCCCAGGGCCCTTTGCGCTGGACCCTGCGCCTGGTCCTGGCCGAGCCGGGCGATGCGGTGGATGACCCTGCCCGCCCCTGGCCTGCCGAGCGGCGCAGCGTGGATGCCGGCACCCTGGTGCTGGAACAGGTCGATGCTCCCGAACAAGGCGCCTGCCGCGACCTCAACTTCGACCCGCTGATCCTGCCCCACGGTATGGAGGCGTCGGCCGACCCGATCCTCGCCGCCCGCTCCGCCGCCTATTCGGAATCCTTCAACCGCCGCAGCCGTGAATCGCTCAGCACTGGAGCCCGCCCATGAGACCCGAAGCCTTCCACCCGATCGCCCGCTTGCTGCACTGGCTGATGGCCATCTTGATTCTGGCCATGTTGTTCATCGGCGTGAGCATGGTCGTAAACCTGACGCCGCGTCATACCGTGCTGATCGAGCTGCACAAGGCCACTGGCCTGGCCCTGCTGGTGCTGGTAGTGCTACGCATCGGCGTACGCCTGGCTCTGCCCCACCCGCCCTTGCCAGGCGACCTGCCAGCACTGCAGCGCTGGGCCGCCGGCGCCTCGCACCTGCTGCTGTACGGCTTGATGCTGGCCATGCCGCTGCTGGGCTGGGCCATGCTGTCGGCCGGGGGCTACCCGCGGCCGCTGGGCCTGCCGGCGATCGCCCCACATGACCTGCGGCTCTACGCCGTGTTGCGCCAGGCGCATGGCTGGGCTGGCTACCTGCTGTTTGCCACCGTGCTGGTGCACGTGGGGGCAGCATTGATGCATGCGTGGGTGCGTCGTGACGGGGTGTTGCGCAGCATGTGGCCTGGCCCTTTGCGCCGCAACCCGTGACCGCCAGCGGACAGGGCGCTCGACAACCGATGGCGATTCCTGATCAACTCGGCTTTCTGTCTGCCGCACTGCCCTGGACTGCCTGATGAATGCTGCAAAGGATCCTGCCGCT harbors:
- a CDS encoding catalase family peroxidase, which produces MTMNSPLHGQARAWRLAAIGAMILAAGASFAYAAGWLGEPRLTPQRIIDTFEAQAGHYPGYRKNHAKGLCVSGYFQASGQAASLSTARVFSQQRVPVIGRFAIGGANPFAPDTGIPVRSLAIELRTDDGQVWRTGMNNPPVLAVSTPQGFYEQVLASAPDPATGKPDPGKLQAFFAAHPESAAFRQWVAAYKPSNSFASTQYHSINAFRLVDAAGTDHPVRWQLEPHSAFAALPAQVDDKQFLQHDLQQRLAQGPLRWTLRLVLAEPGDAVDDPARPWPAERRSVDAGTLVLEQVDAPEQGACRDLNFDPLILPHGMEASADPILAARSAAYSESFNRRSRESLSTGARP
- a CDS encoding cytochrome b, encoding MRPEAFHPIARLLHWLMAILILAMLFIGVSMVVNLTPRHTVLIELHKATGLALLVLVVLRIGVRLALPHPPLPGDLPALQRWAAGASHLLLYGLMLAMPLLGWAMLSAGGYPRPLGLPAIAPHDLRLYAVLRQAHGWAGYLLFATVLVHVGAALMHAWVRRDGVLRSMWPGPLRRNP